A region of Nitrosomonas stercoris DNA encodes the following proteins:
- a CDS encoding peptidyl-tRNA hydrolase, translating into MTSLPIKLVAGLGNPGEKYIATRHNIGFDWLDRLADRLLVSFSPETRFRGLCARVTQPDHDIWLLKPQTYMNVSGMSVGALCRYYKIIPEQVLVIHDELDLLPGAIKLKFGGGTGGHNGLKSIVTDLSSQNFWRLRIGVGHPGNRNQVVDYVLHPPRKEEFLLIDEAIEHSMLVWSLIAQGDFAAAMQQLHTQ; encoded by the coding sequence ATGACCTCGCTGCCAATAAAATTGGTGGCAGGTCTGGGTAATCCCGGTGAGAAATACATCGCAACCCGTCATAATATTGGCTTTGATTGGCTGGATAGACTGGCTGATAGACTACTAGTTTCTTTCTCACCAGAAACCCGTTTTCGCGGGCTGTGCGCTCGTGTCACACAACCTGACCACGATATTTGGCTACTTAAACCACAAACCTACATGAATGTCAGTGGCATGTCAGTCGGTGCCTTGTGTCGTTATTACAAAATTATTCCGGAACAGGTACTGGTGATTCACGACGAACTGGATTTATTGCCTGGAGCGATCAAGTTAAAGTTTGGTGGTGGTACCGGCGGACACAACGGCTTGAAAAGTATTGTGACTGATCTTTCCAGCCAGAATTTCTGGCGTTTGCGAATTGGCGTAGGCCATCCAGGAAACAGGAATCAGGTGGTAGATTATGTGCTGCATCCACCACGTAAAGAAGAGTTTCTGTTAATTGATGAAGCAATAGAACATAGCATGCTGGTATGGTCACTAATCGCTCAGGGAGATTTTGCGGCAGCCATGCAGCAATTGCATACTCAGTGA
- a CDS encoding ribosome-binding ATPase YchF → MSLKCGIVGLPNVGKSTLFNALTKAGIAAENYPFCTIEPNVGIVEVPDARVDELSNIVNPQRIQPAIVEFVDIAGLVAGASKGEGLGNQFLANIRETDAIVNVVRCFDDPNVVHVSGKVDPLADIEVILTELALADLATVEKAIVRDGKKAKSGDKEAIKLVTVLEKLAQHLNQGQPARTFSLTDEEQEIIKPLCLLTIKPAMYVGNVLEDGFENNPYLEQLHAYAKQEGAPVVVLCAKIEAELADLDEADKKEFLADLGLEEPGLNRLIRAGYNLLGLQTYFTAGVKEVRAWTIHKGDTAPQAAGVIHTDFEKGFIRAQTISYADFIACGGEAGAKEKGKMRVEGKDYIVQDGDVMHFLFNV, encoded by the coding sequence ATGAGCTTGAAATGTGGAATCGTTGGTTTGCCAAATGTAGGTAAATCTACTTTGTTTAATGCCCTGACCAAAGCGGGAATTGCGGCAGAAAATTATCCTTTTTGTACGATCGAGCCTAATGTCGGCATTGTTGAAGTACCTGATGCGCGAGTGGATGAACTGAGCAACATTGTTAATCCACAACGTATTCAACCGGCCATTGTGGAATTTGTTGATATCGCTGGCTTAGTTGCCGGTGCTTCTAAGGGGGAAGGGCTAGGCAACCAGTTCCTTGCCAATATCCGGGAAACAGATGCCATAGTGAATGTTGTCCGGTGTTTTGATGATCCCAATGTGGTACATGTTTCCGGTAAAGTTGATCCTTTGGCTGATATTGAAGTTATTCTGACTGAATTGGCGTTAGCTGATTTGGCAACGGTAGAAAAAGCCATTGTGCGTGATGGTAAAAAAGCAAAATCAGGCGATAAGGAAGCCATCAAACTGGTTACTGTGTTGGAGAAATTAGCTCAACATCTTAACCAAGGCCAGCCGGCACGCACATTTTCACTAACAGATGAAGAACAGGAAATTATCAAGCCACTTTGTTTGTTGACAATCAAGCCAGCCATGTATGTTGGCAATGTGTTGGAAGATGGGTTTGAAAACAACCCTTATCTTGAACAGCTACATGCATATGCAAAGCAGGAAGGCGCACCGGTTGTGGTGCTGTGTGCCAAGATCGAAGCTGAACTGGCCGATCTTGATGAGGCAGACAAAAAAGAATTTCTAGCTGATCTGGGATTAGAAGAACCAGGGCTCAATCGCTTGATTCGTGCAGGTTACAATCTACTTGGCTTACAAACTTACTTCACTGCTGGCGTCAAGGAAGTACGTGCCTGGACAATTCATAAAGGAGATACCGCTCCGCAAGCAGCTGGCGTTATTCATACTGATTTTGAGAAAGGTTTTATCCGCGCACAAACTATTTCCTATGCTGATTTTATTGCCTGCGGTGGCGAAGCAGGAGCAAAGGAAAAAGGTAAAATGCGGGTGGAAGGTAAAGATTACATCGTACAGGATGGTGATGTAATGCACTTCTTGTTTAACGTCTAA
- a CDS encoding K(+)H(+) antiporter NhaP2, with protein MTLDLGTILTLLLVIGFLAQWLGWRTHLPAILPLLLIGIVLGPVTGWFDPDATLGPLLFPTVSLAVAIILFEGSLTLRFSELHEIGRVVHGMITYGAILAVIMLAIAAHWIADLSWGVSFLFGALTCITGPTVIQPMLRTLRPTARVANALRWEGIVLDPFGAVFGVLVFQAIITQLQDHSLFIFITMVAVGVAAGFIAAAILALLIYQQWIPEYLQNYATLAAVVGTFTLSDNLVSESGLLAVTVMGVVLGNINAIHIDRIMTFKEDLSILLVSILFVILSARLQWPLPDGVLWAGVLVFLAAQFIIRPISIAVASLGSQLSWQERALLSFVSPRGVVAAAVSSLFALRLDNLGIAGADALVPLVFILIIGTVILQSAAARPLARLLNVVAPDPKGVLIFGSDTAARTVATALNQQNVDVVLADDNWNAISQARMEGLNTFFGNPTSRNAELHLDLTPIGYFLAISGRRELNYLACLHYREELGREAVYRMRVLGPDDATTRQAFAGKLHSKVLFDHDMTQLRFNQLLAQGWTIKANELTDIFGWPEFQAQHGQDTILLFGIDPAGRLKITNDKYKTEPKIGWTVIALVPPAADKTEKTTQN; from the coding sequence ATGACATTAGATTTAGGCACGATTCTGACGTTATTACTGGTTATCGGTTTTCTTGCGCAATGGTTGGGTTGGCGCACTCATTTGCCTGCCATATTGCCACTGCTGCTTATCGGTATCGTATTAGGGCCAGTAACGGGTTGGTTTGATCCAGATGCCACATTAGGCCCGCTATTATTTCCTACCGTCTCGCTTGCTGTAGCGATTATCTTATTCGAGGGTAGCCTCACTCTGCGTTTTTCCGAATTGCACGAAATTGGCCGCGTCGTGCACGGCATGATCACCTATGGTGCAATATTGGCAGTGATTATGTTAGCCATAGCCGCACACTGGATTGCCGACCTTTCCTGGGGCGTTTCCTTTTTATTTGGTGCGCTTACTTGCATCACGGGCCCGACTGTTATCCAGCCGATGTTACGCACTTTGCGCCCGACTGCCCGCGTTGCCAATGCGCTACGCTGGGAAGGTATCGTGCTGGATCCCTTTGGGGCGGTGTTTGGTGTGTTGGTGTTTCAAGCCATCATTACACAACTGCAAGATCATTCCCTATTCATATTCATCACCATGGTCGCGGTTGGGGTGGCGGCCGGCTTTATCGCCGCGGCAATATTAGCACTACTGATTTATCAGCAATGGATTCCTGAATATCTGCAGAACTACGCTACTCTCGCAGCAGTTGTTGGTACCTTCACGCTTTCAGATAACCTTGTCAGCGAATCTGGCCTATTGGCTGTGACTGTCATGGGAGTGGTGCTGGGCAATATCAACGCGATTCATATCGATCGCATCATGACCTTCAAGGAAGATTTATCCATTCTGTTGGTGTCGATACTGTTTGTGATTTTGTCAGCGCGACTCCAATGGCCATTACCTGATGGCGTATTGTGGGCAGGCGTACTAGTGTTTTTGGCTGCACAATTTATTATTCGCCCAATCTCAATCGCTGTTGCATCATTAGGCAGTCAGCTCAGCTGGCAAGAACGAGCGCTGCTTAGTTTTGTTTCTCCGCGGGGTGTGGTTGCTGCAGCCGTTTCCTCTCTGTTTGCACTGCGCCTGGATAACCTGGGAATAGCGGGTGCAGATGCCTTGGTGCCATTGGTGTTTATCCTGATTATCGGTACGGTCATCTTGCAAAGTGCCGCAGCACGCCCTTTAGCACGTCTGCTGAATGTGGTTGCACCAGATCCCAAAGGCGTTCTAATTTTTGGTTCTGATACCGCGGCTCGTACTGTTGCCACAGCATTAAACCAGCAAAACGTTGATGTAGTGCTGGCTGATGACAATTGGAATGCTATTAGTCAGGCGCGCATGGAGGGATTAAACACTTTCTTTGGCAATCCTACTTCCAGAAATGCAGAATTACACCTAGATCTGACACCTATTGGTTATTTTTTGGCCATTTCCGGCCGTCGAGAATTGAACTATCTGGCATGCCTGCACTATCGCGAAGAATTAGGACGAGAAGCAGTCTATCGCATGCGCGTGTTAGGGCCAGATGACGCTACCACTCGCCAAGCATTTGCTGGCAAATTACATAGCAAGGTACTGTTTGATCATGATATGACGCAGCTTAGATTTAATCAGCTACTTGCACAAGGATGGACAATCAAAGCTAACGAACTGACTGACATATTTGGTTGGCCAGAATTTCAGGCGCAGCACGGGCAAGATACAATATTGCTGTTTGGAATTGATCCGGCGGGTCGATTGAAAATAACCAATGACAAATATAAAACCGAGCCCAAAATTGGCTGGACAGTGATTGCACTGGTTCCCCCTGCTGCGGACAAAACGGAGAAAACCACTCAAAATTAA
- a CDS encoding hypothetical protein (UPF0102 protein RPA0323) yields the protein MSSAKNKGSDAEQRAATFLQQQNLALLEKNYRCRFGEIDLIMRDGDTVVFVEVRMRTNLYYGGAAASITPTKQHKLVCTAQHYLAKYEIAPPCRFDAILISSNKGSEIEWIKNAFDAS from the coding sequence ATGTCATCTGCAAAAAACAAGGGTAGCGACGCTGAACAGCGTGCCGCTACTTTTCTGCAACAGCAAAACTTGGCTCTGCTAGAAAAGAATTATCGCTGCCGCTTTGGCGAAATTGATCTAATCATGCGGGACGGCGATACTGTAGTTTTTGTTGAAGTCCGCATGCGCACCAATCTATATTATGGAGGAGCAGCCGCCAGCATCACACCAACCAAACAGCATAAATTAGTGTGTACTGCTCAGCACTACCTGGCCAAATATGAAATCGCCCCCCCTTGTCGCTTCGATGCGATTCTGATTTCCAGCAATAAGGGCAGTGAAATTGAATGGATTAAAAATGCGTTTGATGCAAGCTGA
- a CDS encoding putative multidrug export ATP-bindingpermease codes for MTSSHTTTPLVRLLRYGHLFQRRIWLATLYSILNKLFDLAPPVLIGMAVDIVVNQQTSFLAQFGFPEVAAQLWILAALTFIVWGFESFWEYLLKLGWRNLAQDIQHTLRLDTYGHIQQLELTYFEERSTGGMMAILNDDINQLERFLDVGANDLIQLLTTVITVGGMFIYLTPSVAWMALLPMPFVIAGSYLFQKRIAPRYMAVREQVSILNSFLANNLGGIATIKSYTTEQYELQQIERESHVYQQKNQHAIALSAAFVPIIRMVIALGFSAILVAAGLMAANGTLNVGAYSILVFMTQRLLWPLTRLGETLDLFQRAMASTHRVLDLLQAKPAITDGSHALTAPVIGEIIFDNISFHYAQRASTLRHLSLTVPAGETIALVGATGSGKSTIVKLLLRFYEPQKGRILLDEHDIRDLHLHDLRKSIGLVSQDVYLFHGTVYENIAYGSFNADTEAIIAAAKAAEAHEFIMELPDGYQTIVGERGQKLSGGQRQRISIARAVLKDPPVLILDEATSAVDNETEAAIQRSLERITIGRTTIVIAHRLSTIRNAHHIYVLDKGEIVETGTHEALLLQNGIYANLWRVQTGEKIVYAN; via the coding sequence ATGACATCCAGTCACACGACCACCCCACTGGTGCGCTTGCTACGCTACGGCCATTTATTTCAACGCCGCATTTGGCTTGCTACGCTTTATTCCATCCTCAACAAATTATTCGATCTGGCGCCTCCGGTTCTCATCGGGATGGCAGTTGATATTGTCGTAAATCAGCAAACTTCTTTTCTTGCTCAATTTGGTTTTCCTGAAGTTGCTGCTCAATTATGGATATTGGCGGCGCTGACTTTTATTGTTTGGGGATTTGAATCTTTTTGGGAATATTTGCTTAAACTTGGTTGGCGCAACTTAGCGCAAGATATTCAGCATACGCTGCGACTGGATACTTACGGCCATATTCAACAACTGGAACTGACTTATTTCGAAGAGCGCAGTACTGGCGGCATGATGGCAATTTTGAATGATGATATCAACCAACTGGAGCGCTTTCTGGATGTGGGCGCTAATGACCTCATTCAGCTATTAACCACTGTCATTACCGTAGGTGGCATGTTTATTTACCTCACGCCCAGTGTGGCGTGGATGGCATTGCTACCCATGCCGTTTGTGATTGCCGGTTCTTATTTATTCCAAAAACGTATCGCACCACGTTATATGGCAGTACGCGAGCAAGTCAGCATTCTGAACAGTTTTCTTGCCAATAACCTAGGTGGCATTGCCACCATCAAAAGTTATACCACCGAACAATACGAACTACAGCAAATTGAGCGTGAAAGTCATGTTTACCAGCAAAAGAATCAGCATGCCATTGCGCTCAGCGCTGCCTTTGTACCGATTATTCGTATGGTGATTGCATTGGGTTTCAGCGCCATTTTGGTGGCGGCAGGCTTAATGGCAGCCAATGGTACCCTTAATGTCGGTGCTTACAGCATTTTGGTATTCATGACGCAACGGCTGTTGTGGCCGCTTACCCGTCTGGGAGAAACCCTTGATTTATTTCAGCGCGCCATGGCATCTACTCATCGCGTACTCGATTTATTACAGGCCAAACCGGCCATTACGGATGGCTCTCACGCTCTGACAGCGCCAGTGATCGGAGAAATTATTTTTGACAACATCAGCTTTCATTATGCGCAGCGTGCTTCTACTCTGCGTCATTTGTCTTTAACTGTTCCTGCTGGAGAAACTATAGCGCTGGTTGGCGCCACTGGCAGCGGCAAAAGTACTATCGTCAAACTGCTATTACGCTTTTACGAACCACAAAAAGGTCGCATTCTATTGGATGAGCATGATATTCGAGATCTGCATCTGCATGATCTGCGTAAATCAATCGGCCTAGTCAGTCAAGATGTTTATCTATTTCACGGCACAGTCTACGAAAACATTGCTTATGGTTCTTTTAATGCTGATACGGAAGCCATCATTGCTGCTGCCAAAGCTGCTGAAGCACATGAATTTATCATGGAACTGCCTGATGGCTATCAAACTATTGTTGGCGAACGCGGCCAGAAACTCTCCGGCGGTCAACGCCAACGTATTTCAATTGCCCGTGCCGTACTTAAAGATCCACCAGTACTGATTCTGGATGAAGCAACCTCAGCGGTGGATAATGAAACAGAAGCCGCCATTCAGCGCTCACTGGAACGCATTACCATTGGCCGCACTACCATTGTTATCGCCCATCGCCTTTCCACCATCCGCAACGCGCATCATATTTATGTGCTGGATAAAGGTGAAATCGTGGAAACTGGCACACATGAAGCGCTCTTACTGCAAAATGGCATATATGCAAATCTGTGGCGCGTGCAAACTGGGGAAAAAATAGTGTACGCGAATTAA
- a CDS encoding Ribosomal RNA small subunit methyltransferase I, with the protein MSTATGISKGTLYVVGTPIGNLRDISLRALEVLAAVDYIAAEHIQSAQKLLAAHAVPTAYTQLIALHQHNEVQSADKIIALLAANQTVAIIADAGTPTISDPGALLIQRVRAQRFPVIPVPGANAALCALSASGLIAPHFLFYGFLPTKSGERQRKLADLKTLYACILVFYEAPHRVLECVADMTTVFGSAREITFARELTKLFETVHSCALGDALDWLQADKNHLRGEFVLLLAPEEKPEQGEISPQAVQTLAILQKTLPLKQAVQLAAEITGESRNKLYARALLEQKLET; encoded by the coding sequence ATGTCGACAGCTACCGGAATATCCAAAGGAACATTATATGTGGTTGGCACACCGATCGGAAATTTGCGTGACATTTCCCTGCGTGCGCTGGAGGTGTTGGCAGCTGTTGATTATATAGCGGCAGAACATATTCAAAGCGCACAAAAATTGCTGGCTGCCCATGCGGTACCCACTGCGTATACCCAACTCATCGCGTTACATCAACATAATGAAGTGCAATCGGCAGATAAAATTATTGCACTACTGGCCGCTAATCAAACTGTTGCGATAATTGCTGATGCTGGTACGCCCACTATTTCTGATCCAGGTGCTTTGTTAATACAACGTGTGCGTGCACAGCGTTTCCCGGTGATACCTGTTCCTGGCGCTAATGCGGCACTGTGTGCTTTGTCTGCTTCAGGATTAATTGCACCGCATTTTTTATTTTATGGGTTTCTGCCGACTAAAAGCGGGGAGCGGCAACGTAAGCTGGCTGATCTTAAAACTTTATATGCGTGTATTCTGGTTTTTTATGAGGCACCACACCGTGTACTCGAATGTGTTGCAGATATGACAACTGTGTTTGGCTCAGCGCGTGAAATTACCTTTGCGCGCGAATTGACCAAGTTGTTTGAAACCGTTCATAGCTGTGCGTTGGGCGATGCGCTGGATTGGTTGCAAGCGGATAAAAATCATCTACGAGGGGAATTTGTATTATTACTGGCGCCAGAAGAAAAACCTGAGCAAGGAGAGATCAGCCCGCAAGCGGTGCAGACGTTAGCTATTCTGCAAAAAACATTGCCTTTGAAGCAGGCGGTGCAACTGGCAGCTGAGATAACCGGAGAAAGCCGAAACAAATTGTATGCACGAGCGTTATTGGAGCAAAAATTAGAAACATAA
- a CDS encoding dihydroorotase — protein sequence MADSSFESINEIYTLDNVADKLTFTRPDDWHLHLRDGAAMQTILPDTARRFARAIIMPNLKPPIVTTEQAAAYRARILSALPSELVGQFEPLMTLYLTDTTPPEEIKRAKESGIVFGVKLYPAGATTHSDAGVTDLARCEATLAMLEKLDMPLLVHGEVVDSEIDIFDREKIFIERVLAPLLRRFPGLRVVFEHITTQEAVEFVQSSPNRIAATITAHHLILNRNALFTGGIQPHHYCLPILKREVHRQALIKAATSGHSRFFLGTDSAPHSVQNKESACGCAGIYSAHAAIEFYTEVFEQVGRLDQLEAFASFHGPDFYGLPRNTKQITLVKKSWQTPEQLKFGEEQLVPFKAREKVRWQLAENV from the coding sequence GTGGCTGATTCTTCTTTTGAATCAATCAACGAGATATACACATTGGACAACGTGGCAGACAAACTAACCTTTACCCGCCCGGACGATTGGCATTTGCATCTGCGTGATGGTGCGGCTATGCAAACAATATTGCCAGATACCGCCCGACGTTTTGCGCGCGCCATTATCATGCCTAATCTCAAGCCGCCTATCGTGACAACCGAGCAAGCAGCTGCCTATCGTGCGCGTATTCTCTCTGCCTTACCATCAGAGTTGGTTGGGCAATTTGAACCATTAATGACGCTGTACCTGACTGACACCACTCCACCGGAAGAAATCAAGCGCGCCAAGGAAAGCGGTATCGTGTTTGGCGTCAAACTTTATCCTGCTGGTGCCACTACGCATTCGGATGCTGGTGTAACCGATCTTGCTCGTTGTGAAGCTACCTTGGCCATGTTGGAAAAACTTGATATGCCTTTATTGGTACACGGTGAGGTAGTGGATTCTGAGATAGATATTTTTGATCGTGAAAAGATTTTTATTGAGCGTGTATTGGCACCGCTGCTGCGACGTTTTCCCGGTTTGCGCGTGGTGTTTGAACATATCACGACGCAAGAAGCAGTTGAGTTTGTACAATCTTCACCCAACCGGATTGCAGCTACCATCACCGCTCATCACCTTATATTGAATCGCAATGCTCTGTTTACTGGTGGAATACAGCCCCATCATTATTGTCTTCCCATATTAAAGCGAGAAGTGCATCGCCAGGCATTGATAAAAGCGGCCACCAGTGGCCATTCTCGGTTTTTCCTGGGAACTGACAGCGCTCCTCATTCAGTACAAAATAAGGAATCAGCATGTGGTTGTGCCGGTATTTACAGCGCACATGCAGCGATTGAATTCTATACGGAGGTATTTGAGCAAGTAGGCAGATTAGATCAATTAGAAGCATTTGCCAGTTTTCATGGCCCTGATTTTTATGGATTGCCACGTAATACCAAACAAATCACCCTTGTTAAAAAAAGTTGGCAAACTCCGGAACAACTCAAATTTGGTGAGGAACAACTCGTCCCGTTCAAGGCGAGAGAGAAGGTGCGTTGGCAGTTGGCAGAAAATGTATAG
- a CDS encoding IS5 family transposase ISNieu4, producing the protein MKNTDTAGQKGYDAGKKISGIKRHIAVDTQGLPHAIAVTTAEVTDRKGALQALEHCRPSLGKVQSLLCDSGYTGEPFAEGVREILGKLVTVQIAKRSELHTFAVIPKRWVVERSFAWLEKNRRLWKNCERKLNTSLQFIQLAFLALLLKRF; encoded by the coding sequence GTGAAAAACACGGACACGGCGGGCCAGAAGGGTTATGACGCTGGCAAGAAGATCTCTGGTATCAAGCGTCACATCGCAGTTGATACCCAGGGCTTGCCGCATGCCATTGCGGTGACGACGGCAGAAGTGACTGACCGCAAAGGGGCGTTGCAAGCCCTGGAGCACTGCAGACCAAGCTTGGGAAAAGTACAAAGTCTGCTGTGCGATAGCGGCTATACCGGAGAACCATTTGCTGAAGGCGTGCGAGAAATTCTAGGAAAACTGGTTACGGTGCAGATTGCCAAGCGCAGTGAATTGCATACCTTCGCTGTTATCCCCAAGCGTTGGGTGGTGGAGCGCAGCTTTGCCTGGCTGGAGAAGAATCGACGGTTGTGGAAAAACTGCGAGCGTAAACTCAATACCAGCTTGCAATTCATTCAGCTGGCATTCCTGGCTCTTTTGCTTAAAAGATTTTGA
- a CDS encoding IS5 family transposase ISStma16, with translation MKNTDTADQKGYDAGKKVSGIKRHIAVDTLGLPHAIAVTTAEVTDRNGALQALKRCRSSLGQVQGLLCDGGYTGAPFAESVQEILGKPVTVQIAKRSKLHTFKVMPRRWIVERSFAWLEKCRRLWKNCERKLDTSLQLIHLAFLALLLRRS, from the coding sequence GTGAAGAATACAGACACGGCTGACCAGAAAGGCTATGACGCCGGCAAGAAGGTGTCGGGCATCAAGCGCCATATCGCTGTTGATACCTTGGGGTTGCCGCACGCCATTGCAGTGACGACAGCGGAAGTGACTGACCGTAACGGTGCATTGCAGGCCTTGAAGCGTTGCAGATCGAGTTTGGGGCAAGTACAAGGTTTGCTGTGTGACGGTGGCTATACTGGAGCACCATTTGCCGAAAGTGTGCAAGAAATTCTGGGCAAACCTGTCACCGTGCAGATCGCCAAACGCAGCAAACTGCATACCTTCAAGGTTATGCCCAGGCGCTGGATAGTGGAACGTAGTTTCGCCTGGCTGGAAAAGTGCCGAAGATTATGGAAAAACTGCGAACGTAAACTTGATACCAGCTTGCAGCTCATTCATTTGGCTTTCTTGGCACTATTACTCAGAAGATCGTAA
- a CDS encoding vitamin B12 transporter BtuB, translating into MIPACSSFIWLSWHYYSEDRKQALTNLIYGNPQLKPEKAETFEVSGTYKFDNGQLDVTYHRTNYRDLIQSESVQQVFRNGTPVCNSGRTRIPGGLPIVFSCYDQFNVGKAVINGVEVVLNYQIFDWWRLFSSYEYLSTKDRATGLRLLNRAADHTMRVQSLFNYHDKLLFSINMISQWDLYGQNTARQNVYVDHFNMDIKLDYFLTKQLNLFAGIDNLTDRKPADGFSSRLQALDPGARFFYAGAAIRF; encoded by the coding sequence TTGATACCAGCTTGCAGCTCATTCATTTGGCTTTCTTGGCACTATTACTCAGAAGATCGTAAACAGGCGCTTACCAATCTTATTTATGGCAATCCTCAACTTAAGCCGGAAAAGGCAGAAACATTTGAAGTCTCAGGAACTTATAAATTTGATAATGGACAATTGGATGTAACCTATCATCGCACTAACTACAGAGATCTAATCCAATCAGAATCTGTTCAACAGGTGTTTCGTAACGGGACACCAGTATGTAACTCTGGGCGCACAAGAATACCTGGCGGGCTGCCTATCGTATTCAGCTGTTATGATCAGTTCAACGTGGGCAAAGCAGTGATCAACGGAGTGGAAGTGGTACTGAACTACCAGATATTTGACTGGTGGCGTCTATTCTCCAGTTATGAGTACCTCAGCACCAAAGACAGAGCAACTGGTTTGCGCTTGCTCAATCGTGCTGCGGATCACACCATGCGAGTACAGAGTTTGTTCAATTACCATGACAAACTTTTGTTTAGTATCAATATGATTTCTCAGTGGGATCTCTATGGTCAGAATACTGCACGACAAAATGTGTACGTTGACCACTTCAACATGGATATTAAGCTGGATTATTTTTTGACCAAGCAGCTTAACTTGTTTGCAGGTATCGACAATTTGACCGATCGCAAACCTGCTGATGGGTTCTCAAGCAGATTACAGGCACTAGATCCGGGAGCACGCTTTTTTTATGCTGGTGCAGCAATTCGCTTCTGA